Proteins from a genomic interval of Providencia stuartii:
- a CDS encoding MFS transporter, with translation MSNDPSTTNQAKWADLLSGTNALLTIALTGGVALHTINIYIVTTILPSIVNDIGGLEYYAWNTTIFVATSIVGSTLSSKILNQLGPKFAYLTALFLFSLGSIWCAASPSMLTLLVGRALQGLGGGILFALSYALIRIVFTENLWSRAMGVVSGMWGIATLCGPAIGGIFAQGGHWRWAFWSLLPVAVFLTLIVVNQLPKKTNQQPQTSKLPFLAITLLVASVLAISIGSLSQELIFNVVGLLVGITMLITIALIDGKQGKRLLPTGTYSFKNPLAIIYLTMSLLVGGMTTEIYVPYFLQTIHQFSPLSAGYLTAIMAAGWTIGALLSANKTGPLVLKILRLGPIIIFISLILLAILTPNTKLVDSILLFAIYLIAMMGVGLGIGICWPHLVLKVFNVAPNGEENLASSSIITVQLYATALSAALVGVVVNNSGLISPGGLAGAQQASIWLFALFAICPFFGALLIRKIQ, from the coding sequence ATGAGCAATGATCCATCAACGACAAATCAAGCCAAATGGGCTGATTTACTCAGTGGCACTAATGCATTACTGACTATCGCCCTTACTGGTGGTGTCGCACTCCATACGATCAACATTTATATCGTTACAACGATTCTTCCGAGCATTGTCAATGATATCGGTGGCCTAGAATATTATGCATGGAATACCACTATATTTGTTGCCACCTCTATTGTCGGCTCAACATTATCAAGCAAAATCCTCAACCAATTAGGACCTAAATTTGCTTATTTAACCGCCTTATTTTTATTTTCATTAGGGTCGATTTGGTGTGCCGCTTCCCCTTCAATGCTAACGTTACTTGTCGGACGTGCGCTTCAAGGGCTAGGGGGCGGTATTTTATTTGCCTTAAGCTATGCATTAATTCGCATTGTTTTTACCGAAAATCTCTGGTCACGTGCTATGGGGGTCGTTTCCGGTATGTGGGGAATTGCCACGCTCTGTGGGCCTGCAATTGGTGGGATATTTGCCCAAGGTGGACATTGGCGCTGGGCTTTTTGGTCATTATTGCCAGTTGCTGTTTTTCTTACTTTAATTGTTGTTAATCAATTACCTAAAAAAACAAACCAACAACCACAAACCAGTAAATTGCCTTTTCTTGCTATTACATTATTAGTTGCTTCTGTGTTAGCGATTTCGATCGGAAGTTTATCTCAAGAACTCATATTTAATGTCGTGGGTCTGCTAGTTGGCATCACCATGCTGATTACCATTGCTCTCATTGATGGTAAGCAAGGTAAACGCTTACTCCCTACAGGCACTTATTCATTCAAAAATCCGCTTGCTATCATTTACTTAACGATGAGTTTACTGGTTGGTGGTATGACAACGGAAATTTATGTCCCTTATTTCTTACAAACTATCCATCAATTTTCTCCATTATCAGCAGGTTATCTCACCGCAATTATGGCCGCAGGTTGGACAATTGGCGCATTACTTAGTGCGAATAAAACGGGTCCACTCGTATTAAAAATACTTCGTTTAGGCCCAATTATTATATTTATCTCATTAATCTTACTGGCTATTTTAACGCCTAATACAAAATTAGTGGATTCAATACTTCTGTTTGCCATCTATTTAATTGCCATGATGGGAGTTGGTCTAGGAATTGGTATTTGCTGGCCACATCTTGTTTTAAAGGTTTTTAACGTCGCCCCTAACGGCGAAGAGAATCTTGCATCCTCATCAATTATTACCGTTCAACTGTACGCAACAGCACTATCAGCTGCATTAGTTGGTGTAGTAGTCAATAATAGTGGACTTATTAGCCCTGGAGGGTTAGCTGGAGCCCAACAAGCTTCAATCTGGTTATTTGCGCTATTTGCTATTTGCCCCTTCTTTGGTGCATTACTCATCAGAAAGATTCAATAA
- a CDS encoding MFS transporter, producing the protein MLADYKRWIILLLVSSVLFLIVIDVTVLYTALPRLTHDLGATSSEKLWIMNAYPLIVAGLLPAAGMLSDRIGHKVMFLLGLPLFAIASLCAAFSPTALSLILSRGFLAVGAAMSMPATLSIVRHVFLDPKERALAIGIWSAVASGGAAIGPLVGGILLNHFWWGSVFLINVPVVLFVLPFAYFLIPKCGGEGSQKIDYIGSVLVLIGLVGTIYALKELGKPYTNWWAFIVAGIIGVWFLCIFSRRQMSSDSPMIDFKLFANPRFSAGILMAILSMVIIVGVELLLSQRLQLVMGYTPFQAALYIIPIPIASVLAGPLAGMLLHKIGERRLTIFGFVCTLIGVIGLNYVYQTATGFILLAYLFLIGFGLGVIFTTASTTVMLNAPDQKAGMAASIEEVAYEIGSVLGVTFMGGLMSAIYTMKLSLPDNLAVDEKAYDSIDEAFIIAEHLPQESANILINQAHTAFDQAFGGVMISTIIILILCSLVIPHFFRKT; encoded by the coding sequence ATGCTAGCTGATTATAAACGCTGGATTATTTTACTTTTAGTATCAAGTGTACTGTTTCTCATTGTGATCGATGTAACGGTGTTATACACGGCTCTACCTCGATTAACACATGATTTAGGCGCCACATCCTCCGAAAAATTATGGATTATGAATGCATATCCGTTAATTGTCGCGGGATTATTACCGGCAGCGGGGATGCTTAGTGACCGTATAGGTCATAAGGTGATGTTTCTTTTAGGGTTACCTTTATTTGCCATCGCCTCTTTGTGCGCTGCATTTTCCCCAACTGCATTGAGCTTGATTTTATCAAGAGGCTTTTTGGCCGTAGGGGCTGCAATGAGCATGCCCGCAACGTTATCAATTGTTAGGCATGTTTTTTTAGATCCAAAAGAGCGTGCTCTTGCGATAGGGATTTGGTCGGCTGTTGCGTCAGGTGGCGCCGCTATCGGTCCACTCGTTGGCGGTATATTGCTTAACCATTTTTGGTGGGGCTCTGTATTTTTAATCAATGTACCGGTAGTATTATTCGTATTGCCTTTCGCTTACTTTTTAATTCCTAAATGTGGCGGAGAAGGTTCACAAAAAATCGATTATATCGGCTCTGTGTTAGTGCTTATTGGGTTAGTTGGTACTATTTATGCCCTAAAAGAGCTTGGTAAGCCTTATACGAATTGGTGGGCGTTTATTGTTGCAGGCATCATAGGTGTTTGGTTCTTGTGTATCTTTAGCCGTAGACAAATGTCATCTGATTCGCCAATGATTGATTTTAAGCTATTTGCTAACCCACGCTTTAGTGCGGGTATCTTAATGGCAATATTATCGATGGTCATCATTGTTGGCGTCGAGCTTCTGTTAAGCCAAAGATTACAGCTTGTGATGGGATATACACCGTTTCAAGCGGCTCTGTATATTATTCCTATCCCTATCGCCTCGGTATTGGCTGGCCCATTAGCTGGAATGTTATTACATAAAATTGGCGAGAGACGGTTAACAATATTTGGTTTCGTCTGTACCTTGATCGGTGTCATCGGCCTTAATTATGTTTACCAAACTGCTACCGGTTTCATATTATTGGCATACTTATTTTTGATTGGCTTTGGTCTTGGTGTGATTTTTACTACCGCCTCAACCACAGTGATGTTGAATGCACCTGATCAAAAAGCGGGTATGGCAGCGTCAATTGAAGAAGTCGCTTATGAAATCGGTAGTGTGTTGGGGGTGACTTTTATGGGGGGATTGATGAGCGCCATTTATACAATGAAGCTATCGTTACCAGACAACTTAGCGGTGGATGAGAAAGCTTATGATAGCATTGATGAAGCTTTTATTATCGCGGAGCATTTGCCACAAGAGAGTGCAAATATCTTGATTAACCAAGCGCATACTGCTTTCGATCAAGCATTTGGTGGCGTAATGATATCAACAATTATTATTTTGATTCTTTGCTCATTAGTTATTCCTCATTTTTTTCGCAAAACATAA
- the glmS gene encoding glutamine--fructose-6-phosphate transaminase (isomerizing), translating to MCGIVGAVAQRDIAEILIEGLRRLEYRGYDSAGMAVVDHEGHLQRLREVGKVQMLAEEAEKNPVSGGTGIAHTRWATHGVPSERNAHPHTSGFIAVVHNGIIENYLELKEELKQLGYVFSSETDTEVIAHLVHHEQQKGGSLVEVVQRVIPQLRGAYGTVIMDSRTPELLVAARSGSPLVIGLGVGENFLASDQLALLPVTRRFIYLEEGDIAEVTRRTVRVFNHQGEPVEREQIESNVQYDAGDKGIYRHYMQKEIYEQPMAIKNTLEGRFSKDNGIDLSELGPKAEDILSQVEHIQIVACGTSYNAGMVARYWFESLAGIPCDVEIASEYRYRKPAHRKGSLMITLSQSGETADTLAALRLSKELGYLTSLAVCNVAGSSLVRESDFALMTKAGAEIGVASTKAFTTQLTVLLMLVAYMGRIKGANPELEENIANALHALPARIESMLSHDKVIEALAEDFSDKNHALFLGRGEQFPIAVEGALKLKEISYIHAEAYAAGELKHGPLALIDADMPVIIIAPNNELLEKLKSNIEEVRARGGLLYVFADQDAGFEASENMKIISLPHVEELIAPIFYTVPLQLLSYHVALIKGTDVDQPRNLAKSVTVE from the coding sequence ATGTGTGGAATTGTAGGTGCTGTCGCACAACGTGATATCGCAGAAATTCTCATTGAAGGTCTTCGTCGTCTTGAATACCGTGGTTATGACTCGGCAGGTATGGCTGTTGTTGATCATGAAGGTCATCTTCAGCGTTTACGTGAAGTCGGTAAAGTTCAAATGCTGGCGGAAGAAGCAGAGAAAAACCCAGTATCTGGCGGTACAGGTATAGCGCATACGCGTTGGGCTACTCATGGTGTTCCAAGCGAACGTAATGCTCATCCGCATACTTCTGGTTTCATTGCTGTTGTACATAATGGCATTATTGAAAATTATCTGGAATTAAAAGAAGAGCTGAAACAGCTCGGTTATGTCTTTAGTTCTGAAACTGATACTGAAGTGATTGCTCACCTTGTTCATCATGAGCAACAAAAAGGCGGTTCTTTAGTTGAAGTTGTTCAACGTGTTATCCCTCAGTTACGTGGTGCCTATGGTACCGTGATCATGGATAGCCGTACTCCTGAATTATTAGTCGCTGCTCGCTCGGGAAGCCCATTAGTTATTGGGCTCGGTGTTGGCGAAAACTTCTTAGCATCGGATCAATTGGCATTATTACCTGTGACACGTCGTTTTATTTATCTCGAAGAAGGGGATATTGCGGAAGTGACTCGCCGTACAGTACGTGTCTTTAATCATCAAGGTGAACCAGTTGAACGTGAACAAATAGAGTCAAATGTTCAATACGATGCAGGTGATAAAGGTATTTATCGCCACTATATGCAAAAAGAAATCTATGAGCAGCCAATGGCGATCAAAAACACCCTTGAAGGGCGTTTTAGTAAAGACAATGGTATCGACCTTAGTGAATTAGGCCCTAAAGCAGAAGATATTTTATCGCAAGTTGAGCATATTCAAATTGTTGCTTGTGGAACCTCTTATAATGCGGGAATGGTGGCTCGTTACTGGTTTGAATCTTTAGCAGGAATTCCTTGTGATGTAGAGATTGCCTCTGAATACCGCTATCGTAAGCCTGCTCACCGTAAAGGCAGCTTAATGATTACGCTTTCTCAGTCAGGTGAAACCGCGGATACATTAGCAGCGTTACGTTTATCGAAAGAATTAGGTTACTTAACATCTTTAGCAGTTTGTAACGTAGCGGGTTCGTCGCTAGTGCGTGAATCTGATTTTGCTTTAATGACTAAGGCTGGTGCTGAAATTGGGGTTGCTTCAACGAAAGCGTTTACCACTCAATTAACGGTACTGTTGATGTTGGTTGCGTATATGGGGCGCATTAAAGGCGCGAATCCAGAGTTAGAAGAGAACATCGCGAATGCGTTACACGCGTTACCAGCACGCATTGAAAGTATGTTATCTCACGATAAAGTGATTGAGGCGCTGGCGGAAGATTTCTCGGATAAAAACCATGCCTTATTCCTTGGCCGTGGCGAGCAGTTCCCAATAGCCGTTGAAGGGGCGTTGAAGCTCAAAGAAATCTCTTATATTCATGCTGAAGCCTATGCAGCTGGTGAGTTAAAACATGGCCCATTGGCACTGATTGATGCAGATATGCCAGTGATTATCATTGCACCGAACAATGAACTGTTAGAAAAATTAAAATCTAACATTGAAGAAGTTCGTGCACGTGGTGGCTTGTTATATGTATTTGCTGATCAAGATGCGGGCTTTGAGGCGAGTGAAAATATGAAAATTATTTCTCTGCCACATGTTGAAGAGCTTATCGCACCGATTTTCTATACTGTGCCACTACAGCTATTGTCTTATCATGTGGCGTTGATCAAAGGAACCGATGTTGATCAGCCTCGTAACTTAGCTAAATCAGTGACAGTTGAATAA
- a CDS encoding TetR/AcrR family transcriptional regulator, giving the protein MGRQRTIDRDKVLDAAEEIVLTQGAAALTIDAVAKSMGISKGGVQYCFGNKDALIDAMFERWGYTYEQIFNREIEKDNSPENRINAHRLATYEHDKVAMAKGAALMAALLQTPEYLESTRHWYRDRLRHLDTSTEQGKRARLMFLATEGAFMLRYFGLMEIDEDEWQSMFNDMSRLLS; this is encoded by the coding sequence ATGGGACGTCAACGAACAATCGATCGAGATAAAGTGCTCGATGCTGCTGAAGAGATTGTGCTCACACAAGGAGCCGCCGCTCTAACCATTGATGCCGTGGCCAAATCCATGGGAATTTCTAAAGGTGGTGTGCAATATTGCTTTGGTAACAAAGATGCTCTCATCGATGCGATGTTTGAACGTTGGGGATATACCTATGAACAAATATTCAATCGTGAAATAGAAAAAGATAATTCACCTGAGAATCGAATTAATGCCCATCGGCTCGCGACGTATGAACACGATAAAGTCGCTATGGCGAAAGGGGCAGCATTGATGGCAGCTTTATTACAAACGCCAGAATACCTAGAAAGTACACGTCATTGGTATCGCGACAGATTGCGTCATTTAGACACCTCGACCGAACAAGGAAAACGCGCTCGATTGATGTTTCTTGCCACTGAAGGTGCTTTTATGTTGCGCTATTTTGGATTGATGGAAATTGATGAAGATGAGTGGCAATCCATGTTTAACGATATGTCACGATTATTAAGCTAA
- a CDS encoding helix-turn-helix transcriptional regulator, giving the protein MINASNYFDNLNLSQAVDKVLFCIKTKAPISTAVIAKDLAMTGEAVRQHLQKLLSLGLVEGVQCTSQTGAGRPRQNWVLTELGHQRFPDTHAQLTLQLIDSVKSIFGNEGLEKLISQRESAIKTKYLSRCAQRPFIERLQALADIRSEEGYMARIEQEGDSWLLIENHCPICAAATVCQNFCRSELQLFREIMGDEVTIEREQYLLNGGGRCVYRIQKIK; this is encoded by the coding sequence ATGATTAATGCAAGTAATTACTTTGATAATTTAAATCTCAGCCAAGCGGTTGATAAAGTGTTGTTTTGTATCAAAACTAAAGCGCCTATCTCAACCGCTGTGATTGCAAAAGACTTAGCCATGACGGGGGAAGCTGTCCGCCAACATCTTCAAAAATTGCTATCACTAGGTTTAGTTGAGGGGGTGCAGTGCACTTCTCAAACAGGTGCTGGTCGACCGAGGCAGAATTGGGTGCTGACTGAATTAGGACATCAGCGTTTTCCAGATACGCATGCACAGCTTACGTTGCAGCTCATTGATTCAGTAAAAAGTATTTTTGGGAATGAAGGGCTAGAAAAACTGATTAGCCAAAGAGAAAGTGCAATTAAAACCAAATATCTATCTCGTTGTGCGCAGCGACCTTTTATTGAACGACTACAGGCATTAGCCGATATTCGTAGTGAAGAGGGTTATATGGCACGTATTGAACAAGAGGGGGACAGTTGGTTATTAATTGAAAACCATTGCCCAATCTGTGCTGCGGCGACTGTTTGCCAAAATTTTTGTCGCTCCGAATTACAATTATTTCGTGAAATTATGGGCGATGAAGTTACGATTGAGCGAGAGCAGTATTTACTCAATGGTGGTGGGCGCTGTGTTTACCGTATTCAGAAAATAAAATAA